In Kitasatospora sp. NBC_00240, the following are encoded in one genomic region:
- a CDS encoding DUF2092 domain-containing protein has translation MTDHTTTANGEDGAPYRSGRRTAVRILVPVVVAGTVAAGIGLVPALADGRSPELPALTAEQLVAKALGTETQTMSGTVRISADLGAPAQLLGAVGGLDTGGQGGGAQGFDPSAPAPESKLVGLLGGEHTLRVAVDGPDHQRVGLIEQLAGYELVRSGDQVWAWDSASNEAVHLALPQGDGHRAPTPGLPAGVPVTPQEAARQFLALGAGTTSVTVDGTATVADRKAYQLSVKPTQSGSTLGEVRIAVDAGTGVPLAVVVKATGGATVFDAHFSDVSFAKPDAKTFEFSLPKGAKVVEQKAGEPKAGGQPGAGAADAGRGAEEARAAKDSLNVIGEGWTTVVSLKLPAGEIPAEAAGRHGSEVAGQSVQSLARALGKPVKGGSLISTKVLNALVTDDGRVFAGAVTLPVLQSAAGVK, from the coding sequence ATGACGGACCACACGACGACGGCGAACGGGGAGGACGGCGCGCCGTACCGCTCCGGGCGGCGCACCGCGGTACGGATCCTGGTGCCGGTGGTGGTGGCCGGTACGGTCGCCGCCGGCATCGGCCTGGTGCCCGCGCTCGCCGACGGACGCTCGCCGGAGCTGCCGGCCCTGACGGCGGAGCAGCTGGTGGCGAAGGCGCTCGGCACCGAGACGCAGACCATGTCCGGGACGGTGCGGATCAGCGCCGACCTGGGGGCGCCGGCCCAGCTGCTCGGCGCGGTCGGCGGCCTCGACACCGGCGGCCAGGGCGGCGGCGCGCAGGGCTTCGACCCGTCGGCGCCGGCGCCGGAGTCCAAGCTGGTGGGCCTGCTCGGCGGGGAGCACACGCTGCGGGTCGCGGTGGACGGGCCGGACCACCAGCGGGTCGGCCTGATCGAGCAGCTCGCCGGGTACGAGCTGGTGCGCAGCGGCGACCAGGTGTGGGCCTGGGACAGCGCCTCCAACGAGGCCGTCCACCTGGCGCTCCCGCAGGGCGACGGGCACCGGGCGCCGACGCCCGGCCTGCCGGCCGGTGTGCCGGTCACGCCGCAGGAGGCGGCCCGGCAGTTCCTGGCCCTCGGCGCGGGCACCACCTCGGTCACGGTGGACGGCACGGCCACGGTGGCCGACCGCAAGGCGTACCAGCTGAGCGTGAAGCCGACGCAGTCCGGCTCGACGCTGGGCGAGGTCCGGATCGCCGTCGACGCCGGCACCGGCGTGCCGCTGGCCGTGGTGGTGAAGGCCACCGGCGGCGCCACGGTGTTCGACGCGCACTTCAGTGACGTCTCCTTCGCCAAGCCGGACGCCAAGACCTTCGAGTTCAGCCTGCCGAAGGGGGCGAAGGTCGTCGAGCAGAAGGCGGGCGAGCCGAAGGCCGGCGGGCAGCCGGGCGCCGGTGCGGCCGACGCCGGCCGGGGTGCCGAGGAGGCCAGGGCCGCCAAGGACTCCCTGAACGTGATCGGCGAGGGCTGGACGACGGTGGTCAGCCTCAAGCTGCCCGCTGGGGAGATCCCGGCCGAGGCGGCGGGCCGGCACGGTTCCGAGGTCGCCGGGCAGAGCGTCCAGTCGCTGGCCCGGGCGCTCGGCAAGCCGGTCAAGGGCGGCTCGCTGATCAGCACCAAGGTGCTGAACGCGCTGGTCACCGATGACGGCCGGGTGTTCGCCGGCGCGGTGACGCTGCCGGTCCTGCAGAGTGCGGCCGGAGTGAAGTGA